A stretch of Caenorhabditis elegans chromosome IV DNA encodes these proteins:
- the Y73B6A.3 gene encoding TransThyretin-Related family domain (Confirmed by transcript evidence) produces MVRVLLVAIALIALIVQVDSDSMPWRMIMAKPGDRVEIGYYNPKNITRFVKNAKGVGQEHVFRVCNGKNKTKCGFWENVKTKKKVEPKTTYNKKKNLLIIQKVSALDAGTYRTPEYDTVDLYIQTD; encoded by the exons ATGGTTCGAGTTTTACTTGTAGCCATTGCTCTTATTGCATTGATTGTTCAAGTCGACTCCGACTCAATGCCATGGAGAATGATTATGGCGAAG cctgGAGATCGAGTGGAAATCGGATATTACAATCCAAAAAACATTACGAGATTTGTGAAGAATGCAAAAGGAGTCGGTCAAGAACACGTTTTCAGAGTTTGTAATGGAAAGAATAAGAcaaaatgtggtttttggGAGAACGTTAAG ACAAAAAAGAAGGTAGAACCAAAAACTACATACAACAAGAAGAAGAATCTAttgattattcaaaaagtgtcaGCACTTGATGCAGGAACTTACAGAACTCCAGAATATGATACAGTTGATCTTTATATTCAAACTGATTAG
- the smg-7 gene encoding DNA/RNA-binding domain-containing protein (Confirmed by transcript evidence) encodes MSDEWEQLTVELRKIPRGTEAAPQYLRHLMKMFVADFETAVSKRFDVKFWNKLKSMMDEITKAMENDRLVNHNVQNLAIGFLTDLSLLVHYHYEIPNYGNDISKQLTWTPDVFLNRKPIKSKKNSRVFMAYVLLRMGDLMRYKENYPKAQEYYEQSCRINPADGAVWNQLGLISSLGAKNLESVYFHTRALHATMEFPTASGGLTNIFKNFANRDISRPMPIKDLYLSCLGRIHFLLEIEDSSVHLQKIGEEAATSKEMIVPLMSVYKHLEDGTELEQRAVEYVKTIWCTAYRSLLKTLDDYKEESKKLADVPHLLHILALLLCAPKLLRGIEDQTEDEVTSICEWLLCANCDEKIKDSDAFGYFHCLQRIQYPLTRTQLAQKLVEIEDEDESKDSDQSTIPEEDQKSLSTDTSRIQNEDSEPESESESSDEEVLQRGRRRGRNPNLDESVETDEDEF; translated from the exons ATGTCGGACGAATGGGAACAGCTTACTGTAGAGTTGAGAAAAATTCCACGTGGCACCGAAGCTGCACCACAGTATTTGAGA CatttaatgaaaatgtttGTCGCTGACTTCGAAACTGCTGTATCCAAAAGATTCGAtgtaaaattctggaataaaCTGAAATCAATGATGGATGAAATAACAAAAGCAATGGAAAATGATCGACTTGTTAATCATAATGTTCAAAATCTTgcaattggatttttgactGATTTATCACTTCTTGTTCATTATCATtatgaaattccaaattatGGAAACGATATCTCAAAACAATTAACATGGACACCAGATGTATTTCTAAACAGAAAACCTATCAAGTCGAAAAAGAATAGTCGAGTGTTCATGGCTTATGTTCTGTTAAGAATGGGAGATTTAATGAGATATAAg gagaaCTACCCAAAAGCTCAGGAATATTACGAGCAATCATGCCGCATTAATCCAGCTGATGGAGCTGTCTGGAATCAGCTAGGATTGATATCTTCACTTGg tgcaaaaaacCTGGAAAGTGTCTATTTTCATACACGAGCTCTTCATGCCACTATGGAATTCCCAACTGCTTCTGGTGGCTTaacgaatattttcaaaaattttgcaaatcgag atatttcaaGACCAATGCCTATTAAAGATCTATATTTATCCTGCCTAGGAAGAATTCATTTC CTTCTAGAAATCGAAGATTCTTCTGTGcacctacaaaaaattggagaagaagCTGCAACTTCAAAAGAAATGATTGTTCCTCTAATGTCTGTATATAAACATCTCG aggacGGAACTGAACTTGAACAACGAGCCGTAGAGTATGTCAAAACTATTTGGTGTACGGCCTACCGAAGTCTCCTGAAAACTTTGGATGATTATAAGGAGGAATCAAAAAAACTGGCAGATGTTCCACATCTTCTTCATATTCTGGCACTTTTACTCTGTGCACCTAAACTCCTTCGCGGTATTGAAGACCAAACTGAAGATGAAGTAACATCAATTTGCGAATGGCTTCTATGCGCAAATTGTGATGAGAAAATCAAGGATTCTGATGCTTTTGGATATTTTCATTGTCTTCAAAGAATTCAATATCCACTCACTAGAACTCAATTGGCTCAGAAATTAGTTGAAATAGAGGATGAAGATGAATCTAAAGATTCCGATCAATCAACAATACCAGAAGAAGATCAGAAAAGCCTTTCTACAGACACTTCAAGAATTCAAAACGAGGATTCGGAACCTGAATCTGAATCTGAATCTTCGGATGAGGAAGTTTTGCAACGTGGCCGTCGGCGTGGAAGAAATCCGAATCTAGACGAATCAGTCGAAACGGATGAAGATGAATTTTAA